The following nucleotide sequence is from Gadus macrocephalus chromosome 18, ASM3116895v1.
CCTGCTGCCGAGCTCAGCCTCGCACTCGCTGCACACAAAGTGTTCAGGGTGCCACACCTTCCCCAGCGCAGTCACCACCTGGGGAGAGACCATGAAGATACGATACATaactatatatacagtatataactacacaaccagacacacaaccaccttCCCCAGCACAGTCACCACCTGGGGAGAGATGATATATCaatatatcaatataaataatgatTTACTAAacatatatcatattatatatatatatatatatattatataacatcCTCCAACACCTAGCTAACAACCAGACGCACAACTAACTAACTACATAACCGGACAGACAACCACCCTCCCCAGGTTACAACCTAGAGAGAGAAGATAACAGATAAACTATGCCTAAGCCACCAGACAAACACCCCTGCACAAACAGCTACACAACTGGCCACACAACTGGAGACCAATGAGTTTGTTAGGGCCAATTAACTTACTACTGTTAATTTAGCATTTGAAAGACACTTTTATCCCAAGTGAAATGCTGGATTcattcattaaggagcagggagtgGTTATGGGGCtttttgctcaaggatgccctaAGTTGGACCGCGGCCATTGGGGTTCAAAAACCAAGAACCTTTCGGCTGGAAGTCCAACACCCTAACTGGCTCAGCTATACGCCCAGACTCCAATGTAAACCGCGGCTACACCTGGAGCCAAACATCCATGGAGACCTCACCTGTCCCACTACAGGCTTCTGACAGGCGCAGCAGTTTCCCTTGGAGGAGGTCTGGACCCCCTGTCTGGTCAGGTCTGACTGGAGGAGCCCCAGCATGCTGTCCAATGAGCCGCCAGACGAGGcctgtgggggcggggctggctgCTGAGGCACTGCCACAGCTTGAGTGACAGGTATGACCGGCTAATAGGTGACAGGGATAGATGGTGTCCACACGATTATTGATGTGATTGATATCATGGGTGTATGGTCTGCTGTATGCTGTAGTGTGTCGTGTGTCGCAGAGTTGGGCGGGTTAAATAATGTGGTTGGCATGTTGAACGTAGTGTGCAGCATGTTAAGGTCTGAAATGTGAATGGTTCTGTGTGTAGTGCGTTGAAGTGAGTGTAGCATAATGTGAAGCATGTGGCCTGTAGCCTCTAGACTGTAGCACGTAGCGTGTGTTGAACGTAGCATGTAGCTTGTAGGGTGTAGCCTGTAGCATCTAGCCCGTAGATTGTGTGGACCATATAGCCCATGGTGTGAGCCTTATATCTCTTTGTGTGTAGCATGTTGCTTGTAGCATGTTGCGTGTCTCTGGACTCACGGTGCTATGGACTCTGAAGTCGGAGAGAGAAGCCATCAGTTTGTCCAACTCAAGAGTAGCTGAGGTGGCGGAGGGCTTCCCTGagctacaacacaacacaacacaacacaacacaacacacgatctttacaatgacaataataatacatttaatttagaggcgcctttcaagacacccaaggtcaccttacagagcatatagtcatcattcaaaactatgtaaaacagactaggaataaaaggaaaacagaggttaaacatgaagaataataataattaataacactcaaagacgcctaaagtgaagggggggacctcactaaccaccaggTTACAATGGATTTTCCATACAGTTACAAACGATATAACACAAGACACACTGTGGACACACAGTTAATAGTTGATAGTGCTTATAACGTAAgtcttttaatgatattggtcaTCTTTTATGTATTAAAATGACGGTTCAGaagttctcaaccttttttggcCTGGGGCCCCATTTTTTTGGTCTGAAATTGCCGCACGTTCATGAAGGTAATATGCGTGTAGAGCTCTCTCTAGTGGCCGAGTGAGAAACTACCTGGGAGATATCTTCTctatcttctccttctcttctttcttAGTGCTGGGGAACTGGGCCAGGATCTCATCTGGaatcacacaacacaaacacacacacacaccacacacacacacacacacacacacacacacacacacacacacacacacacacacacacacacacacacacacacacacacacacacacacactgcccaccTCTAGTTAATGTGTTTGCCTACATGGTTGTAAAAGTAAACACAACCTTTTCACGTCTTTTATTTATAGATTTTTTAATgatgattaaaaaaacacaaacataaaaacatgcacacaaacacacacacacacacaaacaccacccccCCAGTACCGGTGATGTTGAACTGCGTGGCGTTGAGCTCCTGCAGCAGGTGGTCCAGCTCACTGAGACCCCCACCCAGCAGGGACGAGGAGAAGGCCGGGGGGGGATCGGCCACACGGGGCGCCCGATTCTTACACActgtgctgagagagagagagagacggggggacaCACGGGTgaggatggagaaagagagagagagagagagagagcgcaaaagAGAGGCTGTCCCTTTTCAGACCAATTGAAGAGCCCTTATCTGTCACAATGGCGACTCAGTGGGTCTGGCGATTGTGAATCTTTTTGATGGTTACCCTCTGCATCAGTTGCCATGTTTCACTGTATCTGTTTCCATGGAGGCTATCTTTTTCCATGGTGACTCGGTGTatctgttgccatggtgactcGTATATGTTCAAATAAAGGATATATATCTGTTTCCATGGTGGCTTTTCATCTTTTTCCCTGGTGACTTGGCAACCTGGGTTGGCATGGTGACTTGGTAAATCTGTTGCTAGGCAACATAGAAGTGAGGGTACCTGTAGAGCTTGTcgggggtgttgttttggggaTCTCCAGTCTTCATGGCCGCCGAGACCGTCTGGATAACACAAGTCAGATATTATCCGTACGGTTCTAAATATGGTTCTAAATGGTTACATAGGGTTCTATATGGTTGTGTATGGGTAAATAGGGTTTGATGTGTTTTGACACGTTGttatacattgtacatatttctATACGTTTAAATGTATATTGCTAACTTGCCACAAAACCTCCTAGTCCCAcatttagtgtgtttgtgtgtcagtgttattCCAAGATGGATGGGTGACAGCAACTACAGGGCTTGCATACCATAATAAAACAACCAACAActtatcaccatggtgacggtGGCAGCATCGTCTCTAAAAAGTGTACAAATCATCTCCTTATAAACCGGACACCAACCTGCTGGGGGGTGtaggccgggggaggggggcggtccTGGCCGGAGTCTCGGGAGCCCGTGGAGGCTCCGTCAGAGATCACTTGGGGTTCAGAGGTCAACAAGACAGGACCCCGAGATACGGGTGAAGTGGTGCTCTCCAGGTCAGCTAAGAGagcatctggagagagagagagagaagagagagaagagagagagagagagagagagagagagagagagagagagagagagagagagagagagagagagagagagagagagagagagagagagagagacagacagacagacagacagacagacagacagacagacagacagacagacagacagacagacagacagacagacagacagacagacagacagacagacagacagacagacagacagacagacagacagacagacagacagacagacagacagacagaataagggagagagagaataagggagagagagagaaagagagagaggagcaaggAGGCCGTTAAATAGGGAGGGCAGGGGAATAGATAAACCCTGATAGATGGATGACTGCAATGGAGAAAGAGAGTTTAAGTCTTAAACTAGAAGTGT
It contains:
- the LOC132446159 gene encoding transforming growth factor beta-1-induced transcript 1 protein-like isoform X3, with amino-acid sequence MDDLDALLADLESTTSPVSRGPVLLTSEPQVISDGASTGSRDSGQDRPPPPAYTPQQTVSAAMKTGDPQNNTPDKLYSTVCKNRAPRVADPPPAFSSSLLGGGLSELDHLLQELNATQFNITDEILAQFPSTKKEEKEKIEKISPSSGKPSATSATLELDKLMASLSDFRVHSTPVIPVTQAVAVPQQPAPPPQASSGGSLDSMLGLLQSDLTRQGVQTSSKGNCCACQKPVVGQVVTALGKVWHPEHFVCSECEAELGSRNFFEKDGRPYCESDYFTLFSPHCAHCSKPILNKMVTALDKNWHPECFCCVKCSRAFGDEGFHDREGQQYCQQCFLNLFASRCQGCTQPILENYISALNSLWHPQCFVCRECYSPFVNGSFFEHEGQPLCEAHYHQSRGSLCQACQQPILGRCVTAMGAKFHPHHLVCHFCLKPLSKGCFKEQENKPYCHPCFIKLFG
- the LOC132446159 gene encoding transforming growth factor beta-1-induced transcript 1 protein-like isoform X1; its protein translation is MDDLAGPESYPLSPRVVVFDALLADLESTTSPVSRGPVLLTSEPQVISDGASTGSRDSGQDRPPPPAYTPQQTVSAAMKTGDPQNNTPDKLYSTVCKNRAPRVADPPPAFSSSLLGGGLSELDHLLQELNATQFNITDEILAQFPSTKKEEKEKIEKISPSSGKPSATSATLELDKLMASLSDFRVHSTPVIPVTQAVAVPQQPAPPPQASSGGSLDSMLGLLQSDLTRQGVQTSSKGNCCACQKPVVGQVVTALGKVWHPEHFVCSECEAELGSRNFFEKDGRPYCESDYFTLFSPHCAHCSKPILNKMVTALDKNWHPECFCCVKCSRAFGDEGFHDREGQQYCQQCFLNLFASRCQGCTQPILENYISALNSLWHPQCFVCRECYSPFVNGSFFEHEGQPLCEAHYHQSRGSLCQACQQPILGRCVTAMGAKFHPHHLVCHFCLKPLSKGCFKEQENKPYCHPCFIKLFG
- the LOC132446159 gene encoding transforming growth factor beta-1-induced transcript 1 protein-like isoform X2; protein product: MDDLGPESYPLSPRVVVFDALLADLESTTSPVSRGPVLLTSEPQVISDGASTGSRDSGQDRPPPPAYTPQQTVSAAMKTGDPQNNTPDKLYSTVCKNRAPRVADPPPAFSSSLLGGGLSELDHLLQELNATQFNITDEILAQFPSTKKEEKEKIEKISPSSGKPSATSATLELDKLMASLSDFRVHSTPVIPVTQAVAVPQQPAPPPQASSGGSLDSMLGLLQSDLTRQGVQTSSKGNCCACQKPVVGQVVTALGKVWHPEHFVCSECEAELGSRNFFEKDGRPYCESDYFTLFSPHCAHCSKPILNKMVTALDKNWHPECFCCVKCSRAFGDEGFHDREGQQYCQQCFLNLFASRCQGCTQPILENYISALNSLWHPQCFVCRECYSPFVNGSFFEHEGQPLCEAHYHQSRGSLCQACQQPILGRCVTAMGAKFHPHHLVCHFCLKPLSKGCFKEQENKPYCHPCFIKLFG